The Acidobacteriota bacterium genomic interval CGGTCTGCATTTTGTCCAGATCAGTGACAGTCACATGGGATTTAACAAACCAGCCAATACCGATGTGGTCTCGACACTCCAGGCGACCATCGACCGCATCAACAGCCTCTCGGAACCACCTGAATTCATCATCCATACCGGTGACTTGAGCCACCAGTCAAAGCCGGGTGAGTTCGATACCCTCGATCAGATATTAAAGAGCGCTCAGCCCAGGCAGATCTTCTATGTGCCCGGCGAGCACGACACTTCGATCGACGACGGCAAGCAGTATCTGGACCGTTATGGGAAAGACACGAAGGGCAAGGGATGGTACAGCCTGAACCACAAAGGCGTTCACTTTGTCGGACTCGTCAACGTACTGCAGCTCGAAGGCATGGGACAGCTTGGCGAAGAGCAGATCGCCTGGCTGAAAGACGACCTGAGCGCAGTTTCGGCGAGTACACCGGTGGTCGTCTTCGCCCATATTCCTCTTTGGAGCGTCTATCCGGACTGGGGTTGGGGAACAAAGGATAGCGAGCAGGCACTGGGACATTTAAGGCGCTTCGGTTCCGTAACTGTGCTCAATGGACACATTCATCAGGTAATGCAAAAGGTCGAGGGCAACCTCACCTTTCACACGGCCATGTCCACAGCCTTTCCCCAGCCTGCGCCGGGTACAGCGCCGGCGCCAGGACCAATGAAGGTTCCAGCCGAACGGCTGCGAACTCTGCTCGGGCTGGCGGACGTGCACTATCTACAGCAGAACAACCATCTCGCAATCGTTGATTCACCATTAATGACTGCGGCTGCCGACTCTGCAGAGACGCATCCATCCGCGAATCTGCTGCGCACAGAACTTCAACTTCGATAAACGTTTCAGAGATCAATCTCATGTTGAAGTCGATTCATATTCGTAGCTACAGAGTCACGCCGACGCGCTTGCTCTCGATTCCGCTGAGCGTCTTCGCGCTCGCGGTAGTCTTCTTTCTTCCAACATCATCGGCCGTAGTAACGCAAGATGCCGACGCGAGCCGCGGTCACCAACTCTTCGACAAAAGGTGCGGTGGCTGCCACTCGCTCGACAACGAAAAGGAAGGTCCGCGCCTGCGCACTGTTTATGGCAGAAAGGCGGGCACCGTCTCCACCTTTAAGTATTCAGACGCGCTTGCGAAGTCGGGGCTCACGTGGGATCAGGTCAGCCTCGACAAATGGCTGACCGATCCCGACAAATTCATTCCCGATGTTGATATGGATTTCCACGTGGAGAAGGCTGACGAGCGCGCCGACGTCATCGCATATCTCAAACAACTATCAAGCAAGTAGCAGCGGTTTGAATATGGAGATCCGATAACAGTGAGCAGCAAGATCATAATGCAAAAACCACGCTGGGACTCAAGACGCATCGGCGTTTTCGTCGTCACAGCGTTTCTTTTCCTCTTCGCGCTGGCGTTTGTGCATCCATTTGGGAATGCGAAGGTCGCAAATCCGGCTAGGCCCCTTATGGCATCGGCTCAAGTTGAGCATTCCGTACTCGACGTGATGCAGCGTTCCTGCCAGAACTGTCATTCCGAACAAACCGTGTGGCCGTTGTACAGCCGGATGGCTCCCATTTCGTGGCTCATCGAGAAAGACGTGCAAGACGGAAGAAGCCACTGGAACATGTCGAACTGGGATCGATACAGCAGCGACGAGCGCCAGGACATTTTGTCCCAGATTGGACCTATGGTTCGGAATCGCAAAATGCCGCTCCCGCAATACCTTCTTCTGCATTCAGAGGCAAAGCTCAGCGATGCTGACGTAGAGCTGCTCTATCAATGGACTCGCCGCGAACGCAAGCGTTTGAGGGCGGAAGCAAGTTCGGCATCTCCGGGGACGAAGTGAGCGGAAGAAAGCTGCCGTGCAATTGCTGGCCAAGCACGCGCTTGTTGGCGTTATGCTGTAAACATGAAACTTCGCGGTTGTGGCACCGCTCTGGTGACGCCTTTCCGCCGAGACGGCGCCATCGACGAACCAGCATTGCGGTCGCTGCTCGAATGGCAGATCGGCTCGGGCGTGCATTTCCTTGTGCCGTGCGGAACTACAGGAGAGACTCCAACTCTTAATCGTGATGAGTGGTTGCGCGTCATCGACATCACGATTGAAGTCGCTGATCGCCGCGTGCCGGTCGTTGCAGGCGCAACTTCCAACGCCACCGCCGAAGCAGTCGAACGAGCGCGCACCGTTGCTTCACGTTCAGGCGTAGACGCGATTCTTACCGCGTCGCCGTACTACAACAAGCCCACGCAGGAAGGCCAATATCAGCACTTCAAGGCGATCGCTGAAGCCGTGGAGAAGCCGGTGGTGCTCTACAACGTTCCGGGAAGAACAGCCGCGAATATTGAACCGGCTACGCTCGCGCGGCTGGCAAGGATTCCGAACATCATCGCTGTAAAAGAAGCTAGCGGGAGCATGACTCAGATCGCCGAAGTGTTGAACGTAGTTCCGGACGATTTCATCGTGTTCTCCGGTGACGATGCCGTCACACTGCCCGTCATCTCCCTTGGTGGGCGAGGGATCATCTCAGTCGCATCGAACGTTATTCCTGCGGAACTTTCCAAAATGACACAAGCGGCGCTGGATGGTGATTGGGTCAGTGCGCGGAAACTGCACCGCAGATATCTTCCACTGATGCAGGGCCTCTTCTTGGAATCCAATCCCATGCCCGTGAAGTGTGTGCTCGCAATGATGGGACGCATCGAAGAAAGCTACCGCTTGCCGATGCTCCAGGTAACTGCAGAAACGCGAAAGAAGCTGGAGAAGATTGCCGCCGAGGTGGGTTTGCACGCGGAAAGATTAGCCGCGCGCTGACGTGGATCCACCAGATCCAGATTCACCTTGTTCTCGCCATTACCCGTGAATAGAGAGACTGGTAGCAATCCGCCATCCTTTCCGCAGAGTAATTTTCTTCAGCGTATCGTCTGCAGCGCGCGCGATCCAACGCTACCGTTTTGGGAATCGTGTTGACCATTTCCTCAACAGAGTCCGCTAAGAAGCCCGTGACTCTCTCGCGGATGATCTGGGGCAGCGCGCCACGGCGAAGGGCGAGGACCGGTGTACCGCAGGCAGCTGCTTCCATCGCCACCATGGAACTGGTTTCGCTGATGTCGCTGGTAATCAGCAGTGCCCTGGCGTTGCGAATCAGGTCGATTTTTTCTGCGAAGCTTGGACGCTCAATATACTTTCCCAAGCTGCCCGCTCGCTTCAATCGCGGAATCACCTCGCGCGCAAAATATTTCTGGTGATACAGAAATGGATAAACCATTCCGGCGATGATCAGCCTTTCTCCCGCTGCGTAGGCCACGTCGAGAGCGGTGTGCGTTCCTTTCTCCTCGCAAATGCGACCGAGCCACAGCAGATAATCGCGCTGCGTCACAGGCGCTGGAGGAAACCGATCGAGCGCAATACCGTTCTGGGCCACGCCAATCACGCGGTCAGCGATGTCCTCGAACTCCGATGTTTGATTTTGGGAAACGCAGTTGAAGACAACGTTGGTTGGAATCTGCGCAAAGTTAACCTGCTTATATAACGAGCGGGGAAGATGCAGAGTGGCTAACACAGGCAGTTCAATGCCTGCCGCGTGCTGCCAGAAGCAACCGCTCATGTCGTGCACGAGATCGAAGTGCGCTGCGGCTCCGGAGCGCAGCCATTCTTGGATCCTCTGCGTTTGTTCCTGCAGCCGCGCCTCAAATTGATTGACCGATTCGGCGGGATCGCCGGTCGCAAACAACTCGCCTGCGACTTGCGAACCAGCCGAGGCAGCGACCGTGGTTTTGAATCCGCGGGCATGCAACTCCCGTTCAAGCGTCCAGAGCACTTGTTCGGCGCCGCCAGCGCTGTGCTCTGAGACTGGCAATAGGGGATAGGCAATGTACAGCACGCGAAAGGAGTTTCCCGTGTGAGTCGTCGTTCTGTTCATTTCCGGGAAGCGGCAACTTTCGAAAAGGCAACAAAGGCGTTGCTCACATCGTCGGCTGTCATCGGCCACTGCCAATGCTCATAATTAAGTTTTCCCGGATGGGGACGGCGAGAATACTCGTAGTTGACCTGCGGCCGAAAACGCTCAAGCTCCGCATTGAACGAAGGAAGCGCATCGAACTGAGATTTGTAGCAACTCAGCATGCTCTTCTTCGCCTGGAGCTCCGCGCCACCAACCACACAGTCCACTATCTCTCCGTGTTCCTCCACGAAGCGCTGATACACTCCTCCGCCTTCGGAGTTCCGGTGATACAGAGGCGCCTCCCATATCGGGACAGAAAACGCGCGCCCCAATTGCGCGCCAAGAAAGCTGACTGAGTCGTGATCCGGGTGTCCACCCTCATAAGCGAGGGTCAGCAGGCACTCCGGCCTGCGACGCTCTACGATTTGCGACAGCGCGGCGAACGCAGCCGGCAAGGCTCGATAGAGAAGCTGGTCAACCAGCGGACTCTCCGAGTGTTTGGAAAGAAATTCGAAATTGTCTACCCCTACGGCCGCCAGCGCTGCCTGCGCTTCTTGTTCACGGATCGCAGCGTAGCGTTCGCGCGAGCCAAAGCGGCTCCAAAAATAAGCATCTTCCGGTGCACCATCGGTAGCGAAGACCACGCAAGGATCGCGCATGCGCTGAAGGAGCCCGCCACAGGTAATGGTCTCGTCATCAGGATGGGCAACAATCACCAGAGTGCGGCCAAGCAGCGGAGCTAATTTAGAAAAATCCATTCTGTCTCTGTTCAGGCGCCGTCAGCCCACGATCTGGGAGCGCTTCGCGTTTATACTCCACTGCAAATGTCCCATAGCTCAACGTCAACTGCCAACATGAAGGAAGAAATCGAGCGGCTCTTCGAAGCCGGATCGCGTGCTCACGAAGTTCCGCTGGCGCACGCAACCTTCGAACGCTTCCGCGAAGCGCTTAGCCATGGTGACATACGCGCAGCCGAAAAAAGAGATGGCCAGTGGCACGTAAACACCTGGGTAAAGCAGGGCATTCTTGTCGGATTCAGGATCGGCACCCTGCATGAGTGGCAGTCAGGAGCCCTCTCGTTCGTGGACAAGATCACCTATCCTCCCCGCAAATTCGAAGCTTCGGACCGCGTTCGCCTGGTTCCGGGCGGATCCTCGGTTCGTTGCGGCGCCTATGTGGCGCCCTCGGTGATTTGCATGCCTCCGATGTTCATCAATGCCGGAGCCTACGTCGATGAGTGCACGATGGTCGACTCTCATGCCCTGGTTGGCTCCTGTGCCCAGATTGGGAAGAGAGTGCATTTGAGCGCAGCCGCGCAAGTAGGCGGAGTGCTCGAGCCGGTGAATGCCTCGCCTGTGATTATCGAAGATGATGTGCTCGTCGGCGGCAATTGTGGAATCTACGAAGGCACCCTCGTTCGCAATCGCGCTGTACTCGGCGCAGGCACGATCCTCACTCGCTCAACTCCCGTATATGACCTGATAAAAGGCAATGTTCTTCGCTCTTCCTCTACAAAACCTCTGGAAATTCCCGAAGGAGCTGTCGTGGTCCCCGGATCACGCGCGGTCACTCGCGGCAAAGGACAGGAATGGGGGCTCTCGCTCTACACTCCGGTGATCGTGAAGTATCGCGACGACAAGACCGATCAGTCGATCGAGCTGGAAGAGCTGCTTCGGTAAGGATCTGCTCACGAAATCGATCCAGACTCCGCTGCGACAAATGTTGCCGAGGTATGGCTGGAGCCAGATCCACCAACCCAAGTAAATAGCCACTTGATGGAATATCAGGGAAGCGGGGAGAAGGGAAGTGTCTGGCGGAGAGGGAGGGATTCGAACCCCCGATACCCTTTCAGGTATGGCCGCTTTCGAGGCGGCTCGTTTCAACCGCTCACGCACCTCTCCGCGCCAAAAAGCAGTCGTATCTGCCCTTTGGGCAGAGTTGTCCTTCATTTTAGCAGCCGTCGCGCTCCTGGCTGTTCACTCCCCGAGTCCTCCTCGAAGAGAAGGCTCAAAATCCCATAAGATCCCTGAAAATCCCATCCGATCCCTGCCGATATCGCATCCGGATCCCTAAGGATCGCATGCGGTATCCCATCCGATCATTCCTGGTAGCCATCCTGCCAATCGATGTCGGGCAGATTTTTGCCTGCACTTTGCAGAATTTGCAGCAAAAGCCTGCCGTGGTCGATGGAGATCGTCTTCATGCTCACACCTTTTGCCAAGTCCATGTAGGCGAGCTGCAGAGTGCGCTTGTCCTCGATCAAAGGCAGCGTATATTCCGCGTTGTGAAACTGAGCGTGGAAGAAGCAGTGCTCCTTTCCCGCAAGCGCCGGCGATCCGCAGCGAACGCCATTGGCCTTGAGATGGTCGCAGCGTTTTGCCTCATTGGCCTTCTTCAGATAGTCGAGCTTCTGCGCGCGATACCTGAGCTCGTCGAGTCCTTCGAGCAGCTCGATATTCCGGTTAAGGGCTTGAAACAGTTCGACACCCTCGCCCAAGGACCCGATCTTTGGAATGTCGGCGAGCTTCTGCGGATCAATCGCAGGCGGCGGATCGATCGCAATATCGTCCGGATCTTCCAGCGGCGGAGCCGGCGTTTGCAGTAGTCGAAGCATCGATTCCTGGAAGGGATTACCAGCGCACCGGGAGGCAGACTCTGCGGAATGATTGGCTGATTTGGGTGGAATGCGTTTTGCGAGTAGATCGACGGCGCTCATAAGAAAGATCTCCTGGAACCTCTTCACTTTTGTGAGAGGCATAACTTGACGGCCCGAATACAACAAAGCCTCGCGGACTGAGGCGCATGCACAGCAACTGCTGCGGCCGACTGGTATTACCTGCTATGCGTGCGCTTCTACGGGTTGCAGTATAGCGAATATATAGCGAATCTGTCAAATATTCGCCCCGGGTAGGCGCTCCCGATCTTGGAATGAAGCTGGGGTTCATTTTTCGCTATTTAACAACTTTTCAACACTAGCTTTGGCGTGAATTGTCGTACTATGCAATGCTGAGTTGCTGGATCACGCCGCCGCGCCTCTTCCCCCCAAAAGCCCGGCAGCAAGTAACTCCATTAATAACAACGCTTTGCCTCACCTGCGTTGCCGAGACTGACATTCCAGGGAAATCGAAGAATGCGACGAACGCTCAGGCTTTTGGTTGTCGTGTCGCTGGCCACTCTTTGTGCCGCGGGACAAGTAAATGTAAATACCATCAACACCATCGCCGGCGGTGGCCCACAGCCCAACCTTGCGACCAATGCTTACCTGCCGCAACCTACTTCTGCGGTGAGGGATAGCTCCGGAAACACCTACATCGCTGTTCCGGCACTGAATACGGTGTTCGTGGTAGACACGAGCGGCGCGTTGACCGCTTACGCTGGAACCGGAATAGCGGGCTTTTCCGGCGACGGCGGCGCAGCCGCCCAGGCGCAACTCAATTTCCCAACCGGCCTGGCGATCGATAAGAACGACAACCTTTTTATCTCCGACCAGAACAACGAGAGAATTCGCCGTGTAGACGCGTCGTCTCACATCATCACTACGGTTGCCGGAAGCGAGGACCCTTATTTTGGTGCTTATGGCGGTGATGGCGGCGCGGCGACCAATGCTCGCCTGAATACTCCGACCGGCGTGGCCGTCGATGGCAATGGAACTTTGTTTATCGCGGATACGGGAAACGCAGTAGTACGGCGCGTCGACGCGACTACGCAGGTGATCATCACGTATGCCGGAACGAATCCTGGTGCTGATGTGGGGTTCGGTTGCAACAGCGGTAATGCCGCGTCAAGAGCACTTCTACTAAAGCCCACGGGCGTCGCCATAGATGGTTCCGGGAATCTCTTCGTCTCTGATACTTCGCTCGATATCGTCTGCAAAGTGGATGCATCGCGGAACATCAGCACCTATGCCGGCACATTGAACGCGCCGGGCGTTCCGGGTCAGAACGGGGATGGGGGTCCAGCCACTTCAGCGCAGATCGACCGCCCGACGGGACTAGCAGTCGACTTTGCTGGCAATCTCTACATCACCGATTCGGGAAATCCGGCTATCCGCAAGGTGGATACATCAGCGAACCACGTCATCACGACCGTAGCTGGAATCGGAACGATCTGCAGCAACGAGCCGGGATGCGGTGACGGCCTGCCGGCAGCCAGAGCATTTTTTGATTTTCCTGAAGGCGTGTTTGTTGATTCGAACAACAACATCGTCATCGCCGACACCTTCAACATGCGCGTTCGCGTTGTCAGCGCGGCGAACGCGACGATCGCGAATCTCGCCGGTGGCGGCTCAGGGGGGGATGGCCGGGCTGCCACGAGTGCAGTTCTGGGCTTTGTGCAGAACCTTGCGGTGGATGCGAACGAGAACGTTTTGGCATCGGAAACTGCCGGAGAACGTCTGCGAAGTATCGACACAAAAGGCAACATCAGCACCGTGGTCGGGGCCGGGTTCGGCGGTGCTACGAAGAATTGCGCGCAACCCAATTGCAACGGCGACGGTGGGCCGGCGACGTCAGCTCGATTTGTTAAACCCGAAGGAGTTGCCGTTGACGCTCAGGGAAACTACTACATCGTCGATTCCAAAGCCGCGGTCGTGCGCGTGGTCAACAACCAGGATGCTGACATTACGGTCGCGAACATTCCAATTCCG includes:
- a CDS encoding metallophosphoesterase, whose translation is MSVKSRESDPKIIDGNQSNDGINRRGFLKCMAWAGTGLLWTITAEGIPTSHIFGAKNGKKAESGLHFVQISDSHMGFNKPANTDVVSTLQATIDRINSLSEPPEFIIHTGDLSHQSKPGEFDTLDQILKSAQPRQIFYVPGEHDTSIDDGKQYLDRYGKDTKGKGWYSLNHKGVHFVGLVNVLQLEGMGQLGEEQIAWLKDDLSAVSASTPVVVFAHIPLWSVYPDWGWGTKDSEQALGHLRRFGSVTVLNGHIHQVMQKVEGNLTFHTAMSTAFPQPAPGTAPAPGPMKVPAERLRTLLGLADVHYLQQNNHLAIVDSPLMTAAADSAETHPSANLLRTELQLR
- a CDS encoding class I cytochrome c — encoded protein: MLKSIHIRSYRVTPTRLLSIPLSVFALAVVFFLPTSSAVVTQDADASRGHQLFDKRCGGCHSLDNEKEGPRLRTVYGRKAGTVSTFKYSDALAKSGLTWDQVSLDKWLTDPDKFIPDVDMDFHVEKADERADVIAYLKQLSSK
- a CDS encoding 4-hydroxy-tetrahydrodipicolinate synthase encodes the protein MKLRGCGTALVTPFRRDGAIDEPALRSLLEWQIGSGVHFLVPCGTTGETPTLNRDEWLRVIDITIEVADRRVPVVAGATSNATAEAVERARTVASRSGVDAILTASPYYNKPTQEGQYQHFKAIAEAVEKPVVLYNVPGRTAANIEPATLARLARIPNIIAVKEASGSMTQIAEVLNVVPDDFIVFSGDDAVTLPVISLGGRGIISVASNVIPAELSKMTQAALDGDWVSARKLHRRYLPLMQGLFLESNPMPVKCVLAMMGRIEESYRLPMLQVTAETRKKLEKIAAEVGLHAERLAAR
- a CDS encoding 2,3,4,5-tetrahydropyridine-2,6-dicarboxylate N-succinyltransferase; amino-acid sequence: MKEEIERLFEAGSRAHEVPLAHATFERFREALSHGDIRAAEKRDGQWHVNTWVKQGILVGFRIGTLHEWQSGALSFVDKITYPPRKFEASDRVRLVPGGSSVRCGAYVAPSVICMPPMFINAGAYVDECTMVDSHALVGSCAQIGKRVHLSAAAQVGGVLEPVNASPVIIEDDVLVGGNCGIYEGTLVRNRAVLGAGTILTRSTPVYDLIKGNVLRSSSTKPLEIPEGAVVVPGSRAVTRGKGQEWGLSLYTPVIVKYRDDKTDQSIELEELLR